A stretch of DNA from SAR324 cluster bacterium:
TTGCACTGGCATGTCGAGCAGATTCCTCGCCGACAACCGAACTTCGGTTTGAGTCCGATATTTTCTGCGGTTTCCAGCAGAGTTGAACTATCAGACAAAAGATGGACTCCTGAACGTTGGAAATGAATGACATCCGTGGTTGTTTCTTTAATGCTTGGAGTCGATTTGCTCCCACCGAAACTCTCTGATCGGAGTCTGTTCAAATCAAATGGATATTCTGAAAGAATCTGACGAATGTTTTCCATAAATCCTTCTGGTCCGCACATGTAAATATCCCTGTCACAAAAATCAGGAACTTCCTTGACCAGAATTTCATCGGTGATTCGCCCCTGGTGAAAACCTTCTGCCAAACCACCTTGTTCCACTACAAATCCAAGCCTGATGTTATCATTCTGATTTACAATGGACTCGATCTCTTTTCTGAAAATTATGTCTTCAGGACTCCTTGCGCAATGAATAAACACAACATCCGACCCTGCTCCGCTTTCATGCAGAAACCGCATCATGGACATGAGTGGTGTGATCCCACTGCCCGCTGAAATCAATAATAGTTTTGAGGGAATATTTTCAGGAAGAACCAGGTTTCCCACAGGTTCACTCACTTCCAGGGTGTCTCCTGATTGCAGATGATCAAACATCCAGTTTGAAACAACACCTCCGGGAATTTTTTTTACCGTGATGCTGATTTGCTCTCTGTTGAGAGGGGATGATGACAAACTATAACATCGGTTTATTGTTTTCCCCTGTACATTGACGCCGATGGTGACAAATGAACCGGCCTCAAAGGAAGTCCAACCGTCTGGAACAGTCATGGTATAAGTCTTGGTGTCATCAGTCTCTTTCTCAATGCTTTGAATAACCGTGGTTCTATTGGTTTTTTCAGAGGTTTTTTTGCCAAAATCAGCATGAACCAGATTCTTGATTACTTTTTCTACTGGGTCGGTTCTTTTTTTTGAACCAAAAACCAGTTTTTTAATTTGTTGTCCGCTTTCAAATAGATGGACCATCCATGACATCCCTTTATCAAAGTCAATAATGGCCCGTTGTCTCAATGTATTAGTAATCATGGAACTCCTTTCCATACAGTTGTAAAAACTATAAATAACGTATTTTTATTTGTGCGTACATATGTACGCTGAAATGTAAATACTTTGTGTTCTTACAATTGTCAAGGGAGTTTTTACTGTGGTATCGTAAGGGGAGATATGGAGAGAATCTCAGGATCGTGTGAATTTATGAATAAGATCCTTTAATTCTTTTGTGTCCGTGGCATTGATACAACTGTCCGGGTCAGAGGCTAGTTTGCACAAAACCTGATAAAACGGATCTTTGGGCCTGACTCCAAAACCAATCGTCTTGATGTGGATATCGGGAAGTTGTTTTTTTAGAGCCAGAACATGGGGCAATTTGATTGCGGATATTTCATCATCCTGGCCATCAGACAAAAGGACAATGACCTTGTATCGGTCGCCCGCTGAATCGACCTGTTCAGAGGAAGATGACTGAAAATAGCGGATTGCTTCATACAACGCATGATAAAGATTGGTTCCACCTTCGGTTTTTAAGTGTTTGATGAGGGCGCCCACATGTTGACGGGCTGAGGAATGAAATGGTCCGATGGGTTCAAACACTGTTTTTCCAGGATTTCTTTCCTGCACGGCTTTTGAATTGGGGTGTTGGGTCAGTGTGGCGCTGTAAGTCCATAATTGAAATCGGGTTCCTTCTTTCATGTTTTCGGCAAAATAACTCAAGGCCGCCTGTGCGGATTCCATCTTGCTTTGTGGTTGGTTTTCAATGGCGGCATCCATGGATCCCGAAACATCCATCAGAAAAATCACATCCGACACAGAGATGTGTTCTGGAATGACGGGTTTAACAGGTTCAGGCTTAGGTTCAGGTGGAACAGGTTTGGGTTCAGGCACTGTTTTAACCTTGGGAACCGGACGTGGTTTGGGGGTGGGATCTCCCCAAAAATCGGTTCCCTGGGCAAACAATACATTTCCGGTGACACAGAGGATTAACAGCAACAGCAACTGATTCTTCATAAAAGGAACTCCAACATAAAAATATTTTCGTGTTCTATTCAGGAAAAGCACAGATCATGCCTGATGAATGAATGAACTGCCGTTGCGAATTCGGAGTTTAAGTGTCATTCTGTGCTTGACCCGGAATCCAGTGGCAGAGAGTTTCAGGATGCCGGATCAAGTCCAGCATGACACTTTC
This window harbors:
- a CDS encoding hybrid-cluster NAD(P)-dependent oxidoreductase, yielding MITNTLRQRAIIDFDKGMSWMVHLFESGQQIKKLVFGSKKRTDPVEKVIKNLVHADFGKKTSEKTNRTTVIQSIEKETDDTKTYTMTVPDGWTSFEAGSFVTIGVNVQGKTINRCYSLSSSPLNREQISITVKKIPGGVVSNWMFDHLQSGDTLEVSEPVGNLVLPENIPSKLLLISAGSGITPLMSMMRFLHESGAGSDVVFIHCARSPEDIIFRKEIESIVNQNDNIRLGFVVEQGGLAEGFHQGRITDEILVKEVPDFCDRDIYMCGPEGFMENIRQILSEYPFDLNRLRSESFGGSKSTPSIKETTTDVIHFQRSGVHLLSDSSTLLETAENIGLKPKFGCRRGICSTCQCKKITGTVVNVDTGEESGSGHEWILPCVSIAKGDVVVDL
- a CDS encoding VWA domain-containing protein — protein: MKNQLLLLLILCVTGNVLFAQGTDFWGDPTPKPRPVPKVKTVPEPKPVPPEPKPEPVKPVIPEHISVSDVIFLMDVSGSMDAAIENQPQSKMESAQAALSYFAENMKEGTRFQLWTYSATLTQHPNSKAVQERNPGKTVFEPIGPFHSSARQHVGALIKHLKTEGGTNLYHALYEAIRYFQSSSSEQVDSAGDRYKVIVLLSDGQDDEISAIKLPHVLALKKQLPDIHIKTIGFGVRPKDPFYQVLCKLASDPDSCINATDTKELKDLIHKFTRS